A single window of Amphiura filiformis chromosome 17, Afil_fr2py, whole genome shotgun sequence DNA harbors:
- the LOC140138277 gene encoding LOW QUALITY PROTEIN: uncharacterized protein (The sequence of the model RefSeq protein was modified relative to this genomic sequence to represent the inferred CDS: inserted 2 bases in 2 codons), producing the protein METYVQVVSSQVNNSANSPHRTHDNLPREERQALKSLRTRTDIIIKPADKGSAVVVMDRQKYIDETMKHLNNRTNYALVDSDPTDSFSQQIKTTLDDMHARDELTDKAHAFLSPTDSKAARFYLLPKIHKPGNPGRPIVSGNGSPTENISLYVDHFIKPHVSQTPSYIHDTPDFLRKLEAIKDQIPSTAIIGTCDVSSLYTNIPFSEGISATCEALSRSGHTSPPLXDLKTLMNHVLTKNNFTFMGDHYLQVFGTSMGTRMVPSFACLFMSRLEEQMLDAAPCRPWIWWRYIDDVFFIWTREEDSLHTFLNHVNSFHRTIKFTSELSHHQVNFLDVTIRKENDXLVTDLYTKPTDSHQYLHSSSCHPQHCKSGIAYSQALRLRRICTNDSDFSQHARDLKKNLTSRGHSALKVQQAINKVKSLPRSDVLKQKPRSQDTNTRVPLVVTFHPNLPPLRSIPNDNHHTLHTSDRLQRAVPDSPILAYRRPRNLRDLLGEILDEAPSSHPATRSQHPRG; encoded by the exons ATGGAGACATACGTGCAGGTTGTTAGTTCCCAAGTTAATAATTCTGCTAATTCTCCCCACAGgacacatgacaacttacccCGTGAGGAACGCCAGGCTCTCAAGTCTCTTAGAACCAGGACTGACATCATCATCAAGCCTGCTGATAAAGGATCTGCCGTGGTTGTCATGGATCGCCAAAAGTATATCGATGAGACCATGAAGCACCTCAACAATCGTACTAACTATGCTCTTGTTGATTCTGATCCTACTGACTCTTTCTCTCAACAGATAAAGACCACCCTGGATGACATGCATGCTCGTGATGAATTAACTGACAAAGCCCATGCATTTCTTTCTCCTACAGATTCTAAAGCTGCTCGATTTTATCTCCTGCCCAAGATCCACAAGCCTGGGAATCCTGGTCGACCCATTGTATCCGGTAATGGTTCCCCCACTGAGAACATATCCCTCTATGTTGATCACTTCATTAAACCCCATGTTTCTCAGACTCCGTCATACATACACGACACCCCAGACTTTCTCAGGAAGCTTGAAGCTATCAAGGACCAGATCCCCAGCACTGCCATCATTGGCACTTGTGATGTGTCATCCTTGTATACTAACATCCCATTCAGTGAAGGAATTTCAGCTACCTGTGAAGCGCTGTCTAGAAGTGGCCACACCAGTCCCCCAT ATGATCTGAAGACTCTCATGAATCATGTACTAACTAAGAACAATTTCACCTTTATGGGAGATCACTATTTACAGGTATTTGGGACATCGATGGGGACCCGCATGGTTCCGTCGTTCGCCTGCCTCTTCATGTCTAGGCTTGAAGAGCAGATGTTGGATGCTGCCCCTTGTCGTCCATGGATTTGGTGGAGGTACATTGATGATGTGTTTTTCATCTGGACCAGAGAAGAAGACAGCCTTCACACCTTCCTTAACCATGTCAATTCTTTCCACAGAACTATTAAATTCACGTCTGAACTTTCTCACCACCAGGTCAACTTCTTGGATGTCACCATCAGAAAGGAGAATG TCCTTGTCACAGATCTATACACCAAGCCCACAGACAGTCACCAGTACCTACACTCTTCCAGTTGCCATCCCCAACATTGTAAAAGTGGTATAGCATACAGTCAAGCTCTCCGCCTCCGCCGCATTTGTACTAATGATTCTGACTTCTCACAGCATGCCAGGGACCTCAAGAAGAACCTTACATCTAGGGGACACAGCGCACTTAAAGTGCAGCAGGCCATCAACAAGGTCAAATctcttcccaggtcagatgtacTGAAGCAGAAGCCCAGAAGCCAGGACACCAATACCAGAGTCCCTCTTGTGGTCACTTTTCATCCTAACCTCCCTCCTCTCCGCAGCATCCCTAATGACAATCACCATACACTTCACacctcagatcggctacaacgagCAGTTCCCGACAGCCCCATCCTGGCCTACAGGCGTCCTCGCAATCTTAGAGATCTTCTT ggagaaattctggatgaagcgccttCGTCCCATCCAGCCACacggtctcaacatccaagagggtaa